A region of Blattabacterium cuenoti STAT DNA encodes the following proteins:
- the ribD gene encoding bifunctional diaminohydroxyphosphoribosylaminopyrimidine deaminase/5-amino-6-(5-phosphoribosylamino)uracil reductase RibD, translating to MKYKEIFMKRAIQLAKNGLGFTSPNPMVGCVIERNGFVLSEGCHYKKNIYHAEFIAINNIKNKHLFFNCTLYVTLEPCIHFGETAPCVDLIIRKNIPKVVIGIQDSCEKVKGLGIKKLRKYGIEVIENVLVDQCRILNKRFFTFYEKKRPYIILKWAQSNDGFIYSKKIKNNWISGIYARQLNHKWRSEEDGILVGRKTVLNDNPKLNVRRWFGKNPIRIFIDKKLNISNSHFILDGSQHTIVFTNTNKKNQKNIEYIQISFKENIIYQILNFLYKKNILSLIVEGGKNTLENFIKENLWDECRIFVSKIVLKNGLKAPEIGGFISKEMNLDKDKFIIKLQN from the coding sequence ATGAAGTATAAAGAAATTTTTATGAAAAGAGCAATACAATTAGCTAAAAATGGATTAGGATTTACTTCTCCAAATCCTATGGTTGGATGTGTAATAGAGAGAAATGGTTTTGTTTTATCAGAAGGATGTCATTATAAAAAAAATATATATCATGCCGAATTTATAGCTATTAATAATATTAAAAATAAACATTTATTTTTTAATTGTACTTTGTATGTTACATTGGAACCATGTATTCATTTTGGAGAAACCGCACCTTGTGTTGATTTGATAATTAGAAAAAATATACCAAAAGTAGTAATAGGAATACAAGATTCTTGTGAAAAAGTAAAAGGATTAGGAATAAAAAAATTAAGAAAATATGGAATTGAAGTTATAGAAAATGTATTGGTAGATCAATGTCGAATTTTAAACAAACGTTTTTTTACTTTTTACGAAAAAAAACGTCCTTATATTATATTGAAATGGGCACAAAGTAATGATGGATTTATCTATTCAAAAAAAATAAAAAATAATTGGATTAGTGGAATATACGCTAGACAATTAAATCACAAATGGAGATCTGAAGAAGATGGAATTTTGGTAGGAAGAAAAACTGTATTAAATGATAATCCCAAGTTAAATGTTAGAAGATGGTTTGGTAAAAATCCTATTAGAATTTTTATTGATAAAAAATTAAATATTTCTAATTCTCATTTCATTTTAGATGGATCTCAACATACTATTGTATTTACAAATACAAATAAAAAAAATCAAAAAAATATAGAATACATTCAGATTTCTTTTAAAGAAAATATAATCTATCAAATATTGAATTTTTTGTATAAAAAAAACATCTTATCCTTAATAGTAGAAGGAGGAAAAAATACCTTAGAAAACTTTATAAAAGAAAATCTTTGGGATGAATGTCGTATTTTTGTATCTAAAATTGTATTAAAAAATGGATTAAAAGCACCTGAAATAGGAGGTTTTATATCTAAAGAGATGAATTTAGATAAAGATAAATTTATCATTAAATTACAAAACTAA
- a CDS encoding shikimate dehydrogenase family protein, with protein sequence MTYKKIKIYGLIGKDIKYSFSRKFFSEKFKQESIFNTNYEIFDIPKIEDVSFIFQNPYFKGCNVTIPYKTKIIPFLTKIMPEAKSIGSVNVVKVINKCTIGFNTDILGFENSFKKKFQEIKNKKNFKALILGTGGVSKTISFVLEKLKIPYQYVSRKKNRGFLVYEDINENLLNKYKIIINCTPLGTYPNIDLCPFLPYQYISSEHYFYDLVYNPKKTLFLKKAEEKGALIKNGLEMFYLQAEESWKIWKNNTS encoded by the coding sequence ATGACATATAAAAAAATAAAAATTTATGGTCTAATAGGAAAAGACATTAAATATTCTTTTTCTAGGAAATTTTTTTCAGAAAAATTCAAACAGGAATCTATTTTCAATACAAATTATGAAATTTTTGATATTCCCAAAATAGAAGATGTATCATTTATATTTCAAAATCCTTATTTTAAAGGATGTAACGTAACGATTCCTTATAAAACAAAGATTATTCCTTTTCTTACTAAAATTATGCCAGAAGCAAAATCTATAGGATCTGTAAATGTAGTAAAAGTTATTAATAAATGTACAATTGGATTTAATACAGATATTTTAGGTTTTGAGAATTCTTTTAAAAAGAAATTTCAAGAAATTAAAAATAAAAAAAATTTTAAAGCATTAATTTTAGGAACTGGAGGGGTTTCTAAAACAATTTCATTTGTTTTAGAAAAATTAAAAATTCCATATCAATATGTTTCTAGAAAAAAAAATAGAGGTTTTTTAGTTTATGAAGATATAAATGAAAATTTATTGAACAAATATAAAATTATTATAAACTGTACTCCTTTAGGGACATATCCTAATATCGATTTATGTCCATTTTTACCTTACCAATATATTTCTTCCGAACATTATTTTTATGATCTTGTTTATAATCCCAAAAAAACTTTATTTCTAAAAAAAGCAGAAGAAAAGGGGGCGTTAATTAAAAATGGATTAGAAATGTTCTATCTTCAAGCTGAAGAGTCTTGGAAAATATGGAAAAATAATACTTCATGA
- the rpsU gene encoding 30S ribosomal protein S21: MILITTVREGESIDKALKKSKKKFDKTRILKEFRERQQYIKPSEGRRNEILRAIHRERMKLRKEE; the protein is encoded by the coding sequence ATGATCTTAATTACCACTGTTAGAGAAGGAGAATCAATTGATAAAGCTTTAAAAAAATCTAAAAAAAAATTTGATAAAACTCGTATTTTAAAAGAGTTTAGAGAAAGACAACAATATATAAAACCTTCTGAAGGAAGAAGAAATGAAATATTGAGAGCAATACATAGAGAACGTATGAAATTGAGAAAAGAAGAATAA
- the recG gene encoding ATP-dependent DNA helicase RecG, which translates to MSCNILKKSIKYLKGLSLKKAYLFNTELKLYTYEDLLFFYPKGYKRLSILKNISELSNYDNNFVKILGKITKIEEKNYKNKKRKILIAHLEDKTGFIELIWFQKTNFFKNITKNITVIVFGKVQSFQKKIQIIHPNIEKFHSSVNNYSIFPVYPIPKNLKEKGINNFFMINLLQNLIKELKNNIDEFCFQDFINKKLMSRKKALVQIHFPESLAFLLQAQYSLKFEELFLLKLFFLSKKKITYSYPFTKLGKNFHNFYKNFLPFTLTEEQKKVFKEIWNDLKKPIQMNRLLQGEVGCGKTIIAILSMLIALDNGFQSCLMAPTEVLAIQHYSCIKKMFSKIGIKIGLLTSSISNSIRKSLYHEMLIGKISIVIGTHSLIQDKVQFRNLGLVIIDEEQRFGVEQREKIWKKNNKTPHILIMTATPIPRTLAKIIYHDLNISIIRKIPLGRKPIKTIHFLSKDKDRVFKILKNQVSIGRQIYIIYPTINTSLKYKNLMIGYQEIRKNFKNLENKIGILHGKMSFQEKNIQMSRFLRGETKILIATTVIEVGINVPNASVILIENADFFGLSQLHQLRGRVGRGKHQSYCILITDKKISIEGFFRIKKMCETNKGLEIAKEDLKLRGGGDLIGTKQSGKNYFRIVDLIEDYKLIKEVFPIAKIFFHKNPDFLKNTKNIFYEYYKKINEKFLKKNKQ; encoded by the coding sequence ATGTCCTGTAATATTCTAAAAAAATCTATAAAATATTTAAAAGGATTAAGTTTAAAAAAAGCTTATTTATTTAACACTGAACTAAAACTTTACACATATGAAGATTTACTTTTTTTTTATCCTAAAGGATATAAACGTTTATCTATATTAAAAAATATATCAGAATTATCAAATTATGATAATAATTTTGTAAAAATATTAGGAAAAATAACTAAAATTGAAGAAAAAAACTATAAGAATAAAAAAAGAAAAATATTAATAGCACATCTTGAAGATAAAACAGGTTTTATCGAATTAATTTGGTTTCAAAAAACAAATTTTTTTAAAAATATAACAAAAAATATTACAGTTATAGTTTTTGGAAAAGTTCAGTCTTTTCAAAAAAAAATTCAAATTATTCATCCAAATATTGAAAAATTCCATTCTTCAGTAAATAATTATTCTATATTTCCTGTATATCCTATACCAAAAAATTTAAAAGAAAAAGGAATAAATAATTTTTTTATGATCAATTTATTACAAAATCTTATAAAAGAATTAAAAAATAATATAGATGAATTTTGTTTTCAAGATTTTATAAATAAAAAATTGATGTCAAGAAAAAAAGCTTTAGTTCAAATTCATTTTCCAGAATCTTTAGCTTTTTTATTGCAAGCGCAATATTCGTTAAAGTTTGAAGAGTTATTCTTATTAAAATTATTTTTTTTATCTAAAAAAAAAATAACATACAGTTATCCTTTTACAAAATTAGGAAAGAATTTTCATAATTTTTACAAAAATTTTCTTCCTTTTACTTTAACGGAAGAACAAAAAAAAGTATTTAAAGAAATATGGAATGATTTGAAAAAACCTATTCAAATGAATCGATTATTACAAGGAGAGGTTGGTTGTGGAAAAACCATCATAGCTATATTATCAATGCTTATTGCATTGGATAATGGATTTCAATCTTGTTTAATGGCTCCTACTGAAGTTTTAGCCATACAACACTATTCTTGTATAAAAAAAATGTTTTCTAAAATTGGAATTAAAATTGGTTTATTAACGAGTTCTATTTCTAATTCCATACGGAAATCTCTTTATCATGAAATGTTAATAGGAAAAATATCTATTGTAATAGGAACACATTCTTTAATTCAGGATAAAGTTCAATTTCGGAATCTTGGATTAGTAATAATAGATGAAGAACAACGTTTTGGAGTAGAACAAAGAGAAAAAATTTGGAAAAAGAATAATAAAACTCCTCATATTCTAATTATGACAGCTACACCTATTCCTAGAACATTAGCAAAAATTATTTACCATGATTTGAATATTTCTATCATAAGAAAAATACCCTTAGGTAGAAAACCTATTAAAACTATTCATTTTTTGAGTAAAGATAAAGATCGAGTTTTTAAAATTTTAAAAAATCAAGTGTCAATAGGAAGACAAATTTACATTATATATCCTACTATAAATACTTCTTTAAAGTATAAAAATTTAATGATAGGGTATCAAGAAATTAGGAAAAATTTTAAAAATTTGGAAAATAAAATTGGAATTTTACATGGTAAAATGAGTTTCCAAGAAAAAAATATACAAATGAGTCGATTTTTACGTGGAGAAACAAAAATTTTAATAGCTACTACAGTTATAGAAGTAGGAATAAATGTACCTAACGCTTCAGTAATTTTAATAGAAAATGCAGATTTTTTTGGATTATCTCAATTACATCAATTAAGAGGAAGAGTGGGTAGAGGGAAACATCAAAGTTATTGTATTCTTATTACGGATAAAAAAATTAGTATAGAAGGTTTTTTTAGAATCAAAAAAATGTGTGAAACAAACAAAGGATTAGAAATTGCTAAAGAAGATTTAAAATTACGTGGTGGTGGAGATTTAATAGGAACTAAACAAAGTGGAAAAAATTATTTTCGTATAGTAGATTTAATAGAAGATTATAAATTAATAAAAGAAGTTTTTCCAATTGCTAAAATTTTTTTTCATAAAAATCCTGATTTTTTAAAAAATACAAAAAATATTTTTTATGAATATTACAAAAAAATAAATGAAAAATTTTTAAAAAAAAACAAGCAATAA
- a CDS encoding ATP-dependent helicase, with product MNSLNIFQRKIIETVNGPILVLAGAGSGKTRVITHRVVHMIQNIGISPSNILVLTFTKKAAKEMKNRISNMIMDQSDFDQITLGTFHSIFSSILRKESHWLGFKSNYTIYDQKDSENVIKKILKDINNINNSLNYKQIKKKISEYKNNLYSLLYKEKFKNKKLEYFTKIYEDYTKRCFQANALDFDDLLLYTNHLFFYFPDVLKKYQKKFKYILIDEYQDTNLSQNIIVKKLVSKHKNIFAVGDDAQSIYGFRGANISNILNFHLDYKNAKIFRLEQNYRSTNHIVQASNNIISFNKNQILKKIWTNNEKGEKIKIYCASSEEEEAQYIASSILSIKKKKNLKFENFAILYRTNIQSHLIEYSLKKKNIPYHIYGSISFENRKEIRDLLAYLRLIINPNDEESLLRILKKRNQRTIKNILSLSKEKGITIYSIIQNIEDYQSLLKINNKIKNNFIKLILTIEKLRINVKQEDAYVIAKNVIDFFTKQNYFNYKNEDFQFILEYIFQYVEEQKKLKNKGNTSLFGFLQCFYLEKHENIDYKENEKNKVSLMTIHLSKGLEFSIIFIAGLEENLFPSKSSTLNSLKIEEERRLFYVALTRAKDKAILTYAKHRFIWGEKKENLPSRFINEMNKNFIDIINIENHHKHLLEKKKIYSLNHLHHDENHYNNKNFENSKYLKIKKGVKVFHKNFGLGIILELQNKNQIALIKFQQSGKKRIFIKLDKLVISS from the coding sequence ATGAATTCTCTGAATATTTTTCAACGAAAAATTATAGAAACTGTTAACGGACCTATATTAGTTCTTGCTGGAGCAGGATCGGGAAAAACTCGTGTTATTACACATCGTGTCGTTCATATGATTCAAAATATAGGAATATCTCCTTCTAATATATTGGTTTTGACTTTTACAAAAAAAGCTGCTAAAGAAATGAAAAATCGAATTTCCAATATGATAATGGATCAATCAGATTTTGATCAAATAACATTGGGTACTTTTCATTCTATATTTTCCAGTATTCTAAGAAAAGAATCTCATTGGTTAGGTTTTAAATCAAATTATACAATTTATGATCAAAAAGATTCAGAAAATGTTATAAAAAAAATATTAAAAGACATAAACAATATAAACAATTCTTTGAATTATAAACAAATAAAAAAGAAAATATCTGAATATAAAAATAATTTGTATAGTCTATTATATAAAGAGAAATTTAAAAACAAAAAATTAGAATATTTTACTAAAATATATGAAGATTACACAAAACGTTGTTTTCAAGCAAACGCATTAGATTTTGACGATCTATTGCTTTATACTAACCATTTGTTTTTTTATTTTCCAGATGTACTAAAAAAATATCAAAAAAAATTTAAATATATATTAATTGATGAATATCAAGATACAAATTTATCTCAAAATATTATTGTAAAAAAATTAGTTTCTAAACATAAAAATATTTTTGCAGTAGGAGATGATGCTCAAAGTATTTATGGATTTCGAGGTGCTAATATTTCAAATATTTTAAATTTTCATCTTGATTATAAAAATGCAAAAATTTTTCGTCTTGAACAAAATTATCGTTCTACTAATCATATTGTGCAAGCTTCTAACAATATTATTTCTTTTAATAAAAATCAAATTTTAAAAAAAATATGGACAAACAATGAAAAAGGAGAAAAAATAAAAATATATTGTGCTTCTTCTGAAGAAGAAGAAGCACAATATATTGCCTCTTCTATTCTTTCAATAAAAAAAAAAAAAAATTTGAAATTTGAAAATTTTGCTATCCTTTACAGAACAAATATACAGTCACATCTTATAGAATATTCACTCAAAAAAAAAAATATTCCATATCACATATATGGATCTATTTCATTTGAAAACCGAAAGGAGATTCGAGATTTATTAGCTTATCTTAGACTAATTATAAATCCAAATGATGAAGAATCTTTATTACGTATTTTAAAAAAAAGAAATCAAAGAACAATAAAAAATATATTAAGTTTATCTAAAGAAAAAGGAATTACAATTTATAGTATAATACAAAATATTGAAGATTATCAATCCTTATTAAAAATAAATAATAAAATAAAAAATAACTTTATAAAGTTAATTCTTACAATAGAAAAATTACGTATTAATGTAAAACAAGAGGATGCATATGTTATAGCAAAAAATGTAATAGATTTTTTTACAAAACAAAATTATTTTAATTATAAAAATGAAGATTTTCAATTTATACTCGAATATATATTTCAATATGTTGAAGAACAAAAAAAATTAAAAAATAAAGGAAATACGAGTCTATTTGGTTTTTTACAATGTTTTTATTTGGAAAAACATGAAAATATTGATTATAAAGAAAATGAAAAAAATAAAGTTTCATTAATGACAATTCATTTATCCAAAGGTTTAGAATTTTCTATTATTTTTATCGCAGGATTAGAAGAAAATTTATTTCCTTCAAAATCAAGCACTTTAAATTCACTTAAAATAGAAGAAGAACGTCGTTTATTTTATGTTGCTTTAACTCGAGCTAAAGACAAAGCAATACTTACTTATGCAAAACATAGATTTATATGGGGGGAAAAAAAAGAAAATCTTCCTAGTCGTTTTATTAACGAAATGAATAAAAATTTCATTGATATAATCAATATAGAAAATCATCATAAACATCTATTAGAGAAAAAAAAAATTTATTCTTTGAATCATCTTCATCATGATGAAAATCATTATAATAATAAAAATTTCGAAAATTCTAAATATCTAAAAATAAAAAAAGGTGTAAAAGTTTTTCACAAAAATTTTGGGTTAGGAATTATTTTAGAATTACAAAATAAAAATCAAATAGCCTTAATAAAATTTCAACAATCAGGAAAAAAAAGAATTTTTATAAAACTAGATAAACTTGTTATTTCCTCATAA
- a CDS encoding cation diffusion facilitator family transporter gives MNDSKKINLIFYFQKIICLVAVILFFVKLITWHITSSVSIFSDAMESLINIISGFIGLCSLYISSIPKDKNHPYGHGKIEFISTAIEGILISIIGISIFINTLIRIKWNMHEIFLSRLDYGIFLMSFTGIINYLLGFLACKIGHKNEALILIASGKHLQIDTYSTFGIVVGLVLLNITKCVWIDPVISIIFSSLILYTGFKLLRKATAGIMDESDKKLLRKLSFYLNKNRDIYWIDFHHLKIIKYGSALHIDCHLTVPWFFNIKEANQEIKKLNQLTKNEFGFKVELSVHIDACSNNHCIFCLNHSCKERKNLFKKKIFWTLDKTSYYNNNTKL, from the coding sequence ATGAATGATTCAAAAAAAATTAATTTAATTTTTTATTTTCAAAAAATAATTTGTCTTGTGGCGGTTATTTTATTTTTTGTAAAATTAATTACATGGCATATTACTTCTTCAGTTTCTATATTTAGTGATGCCATGGAAAGTTTGATTAATATTATTAGTGGTTTTATTGGGTTATGTAGTCTTTATATATCATCTATCCCTAAGGATAAAAATCATCCATATGGACATGGTAAAATAGAATTTATATCAACGGCAATAGAAGGTATTTTAATTTCTATAATAGGAATTAGTATTTTTATAAATACTTTAATACGTATTAAATGGAATATGCATGAAATTTTTTTATCAAGATTGGATTATGGTATTTTTTTAATGTCCTTTACTGGAATTATTAATTATTTGTTAGGATTTTTAGCTTGTAAAATAGGACATAAAAATGAAGCTTTGATATTAATAGCTAGTGGAAAACATCTTCAAATCGATACATATTCTACTTTTGGTATAGTTGTAGGATTAGTTTTACTAAATATTACTAAATGTGTATGGATTGATCCTGTTATTTCTATTATTTTTTCATCCTTAATTTTATATACAGGTTTTAAATTATTAAGAAAGGCTACAGCTGGAATTATGGATGAGTCTGATAAAAAACTTTTAAGAAAATTATCTTTTTATCTCAATAAAAATAGAGATATTTATTGGATTGATTTTCATCATTTAAAAATTATTAAATATGGAAGTGCATTACATATTGATTGTCATTTAACTGTTCCATGGTTTTTTAATATAAAAGAAGCGAATCAAGAAATAAAAAAATTAAATCAATTAACTAAAAATGAATTTGGATTTAAAGTAGAATTATCGGTTCACATTGACGCCTGTTCCAATAACCATTGTATATTTTGTTTGAACCATTCTTGTAAAGAAAGAAAAAACCTTTTTAAAAAAAAAATTTTTTGGACTTTAGATAAAACATCTTATTATAACAATAATACTAAACTTTAA
- a CDS encoding DUF4290 domain-containing protein, with protein MEYNTNRLKLVIPEYGRNIHKMIDYAIQIKNRKKRNRCAWGIIKLMTSSIHPKFQKSIPYFQHKLWNQLFIMSKYQLDIDTPFPKPNTKEPYRISFCRKVVYPKYLTNFRYYGKIIRNMIDAAIRCKDTQKKEGLFYAIANTMKKNYLRWNKNMVEDDVIFNDLKELSKGKICLMKNTDPLLQCSHIMRYRKKEKY; from the coding sequence ATGGAATACAACACTAATCGTCTCAAACTGGTTATTCCAGAATATGGAAGAAATATTCATAAAATGATAGATTATGCTATACAAATAAAAAATAGAAAAAAAAGAAATCGTTGTGCATGGGGAATTATTAAATTAATGACAAGTTCTATTCATCCTAAATTTCAAAAATCTATTCCTTATTTTCAACATAAATTATGGAATCAACTATTTATTATGTCTAAATATCAATTAGACATTGATACTCCTTTTCCTAAACCAAATACCAAAGAACCCTATAGAATAAGTTTTTGTAGAAAAGTAGTATATCCAAAATATCTAACTAATTTTAGATATTACGGAAAGATCATAAGAAACATGATAGATGCAGCAATACGTTGTAAGGATACACAAAAAAAAGAAGGATTATTTTATGCTATTGCTAATACAATGAAAAAAAATTATCTAAGATGGAATAAAAATATGGTGGAAGATGACGTTATTTTTAACGATTTAAAAGAACTTTCAAAAGGAAAAATATGTTTAATGAAAAATACAGATCCATTATTACAATGCTCTCATATTATGAGATATAGAAAAAAAGAAAAATACTAA
- the murA gene encoding UDP-N-acetylglucosamine 1-carboxyvinyltransferase has translation MGIFKIKGGIPLKGEIQPQGAKNESLQVLCAVLLTSEKLRIKNIPEIEDIKCLIKILKDLGVLVKKNGIGDYTFQAKNINIEYLNTKKFREYGKSIRGSIMIAGPLLARFGKVCIPIPGGDRIGRRSLDAHLKGLKSLGSNIHYDNECQYFDLRVHKKNLNGKYILMEEASITGTANIIMAATLAKGKTTIYNAACEPYIQQLCKLLNKMGAKIKGIGSNLINIIGVKELGGCKKHTILPDMVEIGSWIGLAAITCSEIKIKNVSWKNLGIVPNIFHKMGIKLEKDKDNIYIPSQESYQIKKSLNNAILTISDAPWPGLTPDLLSILTVVATQAKGSVLIHQKMFESRLFFVDKLIEMGAQIILCDPHRATVIGLNHKSPLRGSLLNSPDIRAGISLLIAALSAKGTSIIQNIEQIDRGYENIDERLRFLGADILRTT, from the coding sequence ATGGGAATTTTTAAAATAAAAGGAGGTATTCCTTTAAAAGGAGAAATTCAACCACAAGGCGCTAAAAATGAATCTTTACAAGTATTATGTGCCGTATTACTTACTTCAGAAAAATTGAGAATTAAAAATATTCCAGAAATAGAAGATATTAAATGTTTAATAAAAATTCTAAAAGATTTAGGTGTTTTAGTAAAAAAAAATGGAATTGGAGATTATACTTTCCAAGCGAAAAATATAAATATTGAATATTTAAATACAAAAAAATTTCGGGAGTATGGAAAATCCATAAGAGGATCAATTATGATTGCAGGACCTTTACTTGCTAGATTTGGAAAAGTTTGTATTCCGATACCTGGAGGAGATAGAATAGGCAGAAGATCTTTAGACGCGCATTTAAAAGGATTAAAATCATTAGGAAGTAATATTCATTATGATAATGAATGTCAATATTTTGACTTACGGGTACATAAAAAAAATTTGAATGGAAAATATATCTTAATGGAAGAAGCTTCTATTACAGGAACTGCCAATATCATTATGGCCGCTACTTTAGCTAAAGGAAAAACAACTATTTATAATGCTGCTTGTGAACCTTATATTCAACAATTATGCAAATTGTTAAATAAAATGGGAGCTAAAATTAAAGGAATAGGATCTAATTTAATTAATATAATTGGAGTCAAAGAATTAGGAGGTTGTAAAAAACATACCATATTACCTGATATGGTAGAAATAGGTAGCTGGATAGGATTAGCTGCTATTACTTGTTCTGAAATTAAAATTAAAAATGTAAGTTGGAAAAATTTAGGAATCGTTCCTAATATATTCCATAAAATGGGAATTAAACTAGAAAAAGATAAAGATAATATTTATATACCATCCCAAGAATCTTATCAAATTAAAAAATCATTAAATAATGCAATATTAACAATATCTGATGCTCCATGGCCTGGATTGACTCCAGATTTATTAAGTATTTTAACTGTAGTAGCTACTCAAGCTAAAGGAAGCGTTCTAATTCATCAAAAAATGTTTGAAAGTCGATTGTTTTTTGTAGACAAACTTATTGAAATGGGAGCTCAAATCATATTATGTGATCCTCATAGAGCTACTGTTATAGGATTAAATCATAAATCTCCTCTTAGAGGTTCTCTATTAAATTCTCCAGATATTAGAGCAGGAATATCTCTTCTTATAGCTGCTCTTTCTGCTAAAGGAACCAGTATTATTCAAAATATAGAACAAATAGATAGAGGATATGAAAATATAGACGAAAGATTACGGTTTTTAGGAGCTGATATCCTAAGAACAACATAA
- the greA gene encoding transcription elongation factor GreA produces the protein MEKFEYITKEGLEKLQKKIERLENIERPKISMQIAEARDKGDLSENAEYDAIKEAQGFLEMNIAKLKKKLSNSRIIDGSQINRTRVSILSTVRIKNLTYGGEQIYTLVPEGEADLKSGKISINTPISTGLLGKQVGEIAHIKLPNKMILDYEILEIAFNE, from the coding sequence ATGGAAAAATTTGAATATATAACTAAAGAAGGATTAGAAAAATTACAAAAAAAAATAGAAAGATTAGAAAATATAGAACGTCCAAAAATATCCATGCAAATAGCGGAAGCTAGAGATAAAGGAGATTTATCAGAAAATGCAGAATATGATGCAATAAAAGAAGCTCAAGGTTTTTTAGAAATGAATATAGCTAAATTAAAAAAAAAATTATCTAATTCACGAATTATAGATGGATCACAAATTAATAGAACTAGAGTTTCTATTCTTTCTACAGTAAGAATAAAAAATTTAACCTATGGAGGAGAACAAATATACACTTTAGTTCCAGAAGGAGAAGCAGATTTAAAATCTGGAAAAATTTCTATAAATACTCCTATATCAACAGGATTACTCGGAAAACAAGTAGGAGAAATTGCTCATATTAAGTTACCTAATAAAATGATACTTGATTATGAAATTTTAGAAATAGCATTTAATGAATAA
- a CDS encoding HIT family protein, whose product MNKNIFQKIIHNEILAYKVAENSDHLAFLDIHPIKIGHTLVISKKSNRDKIFSLSEKEFISIMYFTRKIALGIEKVIPCNRVGIFVMGFEIPHVHIHLIPMDKESDGNFSKKRIVLSSKNFKFLSEKIKNSIRKI is encoded by the coding sequence ATGAATAAAAATATATTTCAAAAAATAATTCACAATGAAATTTTAGCTTATAAAGTAGCGGAAAATTCTGATCATTTAGCTTTTTTAGATATTCATCCTATAAAAATAGGTCATACTTTGGTTATTTCAAAAAAAAGTAATAGAGATAAAATTTTTTCTCTTTCAGAAAAAGAATTTATCTCTATTATGTATTTTACAAGAAAAATAGCTCTAGGAATAGAAAAAGTTATTCCTTGCAATCGTGTAGGCATATTTGTTATGGGTTTTGAAATTCCTCATGTTCATATTCATTTAATTCCTATGGATAAAGAAAGTGATGGTAATTTTTCAAAAAAAAGAATAGTTTTATCTTCAAAAAATTTTAAATTTTTGTCAGAAAAAATAAAAAATTCTATTCGGAAAATATAA